TTTATTTTGAAGCAATTTGGCAAACTTAGAAACTCAAGTTTGCACCAACTGTCATGCGGGTTTCGCCCAGGTAGTTGTAAGCCGGGTAACCGTAAGACGTACGCTGGTATGTAGCATCACCTTTATCACGACCGATCTGCACGCTGTCTTCACCGAACAAGTTGGTCACTTCGGCAGTTAAGCCCAGCAAGTCTGTTACCTGATACGCGAAACTCAGATCAACTGTACCGAAATCCTGGTGCTCACGAGCACCGTAGAAACCGGTTTCGCGGATCATATAAGCTGAACGCCAGTTATAAGCAACACGCGCCGAGAAGGTATCGTTCTCATAGTAACCCACCAGGTTCATGTAGTGCTTGGAACTGTCGGTGAAAACACCATTACCATCAGAGAAGTTAGAGGCATCGGCCGCTGCATCCGCGTAGGTGTAGTTTGCAATCGCACCAAAGCCGTTATCGAATGCATGTTGTAATTGCAGTTCGATACCGTCAATGTAACCACCATCGCCTACGGTGAGAGATTCAACAGTCCAGCTATCTACACCAGAATCAGGGTCTACCAAGCCAATTTGCTGATCAAGCTGCACATCAGCGGTGGTGAAGCTGGTTACTGATTTAGTGTAGTAAGCAATAGATGCCAGGTTACCTTCGCCGTAGTAGTACTCAAGTGCGATATCTGCCTGATTAGCCTTATAAGGCTTCAAGCCAACATTACCTTTAATGACGCGCTCATTACCAGGGATAGTATCGTTGTAGCCTGCCAAGGCAGAGTTACCGAACATATCGTTGTAGTTGGCACGGGCCATTACTTGAGCAGCACTGAAACGCAAGACCATTTCTTCAGACAGGTCAGTTGCCAGCGTAATACTAGGCAGAACGTCGCGGTAACCTGCCGTATCTTTACTCAGCTCGGTTTCGTAACCGCCGCTCGGGATAGGCGCATAGAACTGGGTGGCCGCATCGGTACTGATGTAGCGCAAACCAAAGTTACCACGCAATGATTCAGTTTCAATCTCGGCCATTACGTAGGCTGCGAAGTTGTCTTCCTCAATGGTGGAGTAACCTGAGCGATCCAAGATCCAGCCGGTCAATTTCGAGTTGGTGTAGGCAATCATTTCTGATGCATTCGGCTTTGGAATAGTCACCCCGTGGCCAGCCTCGATGGTGCCATTGGCAAAGCGTGAACCGTCAACCACCAAGGACTCGGCTGCGCCGTCGTAGCCTGCGAACTCACCGTTGTATTTGGTTTGCATCACTTCGTGCTGAGTTGTGCGCACACCGGTCTTGATGGTTTTTACTGCACCGAAATCAACATCAAAGGCGATGTCGGCCTGAAAGTATACTTCCTCATCGGTGTTTGGTTGCTGAACAACAGCACCGGTTTGCAAACCTTCCCAACCACCGTACTCACCAGCGCCTGGCAGATCGCCCGGGCCGAAGTTCGGATCAGTCAAGTCATACTTAACCGTGTCACCGGTAGAATCGATAGTGCCATCAGTAATGCCAGCTTTTTGAATACTGAGGTAACCGAAGTTAGTTTCAAAATCGGTGCCACCCTCTGCTTTAGTAGTACCAACCTGGGCAGTAAACAGGAAGTTCTCGCCAGAATATTCCATGTTCAGATCAAAAGTCTCTGAGGTCATGGTGGCGTTGCGAGGGCGAACGTCCCAGTAGGTGTTGCCGGCAGAGCCATTGCTCGCGGTACACTTGATGGGAGCGCCCTGATCATTGAACTCACAGTTGTTCAGATCCTGTGGAATCCAGGCTGCTGAGTTGACGTTGTCGGCAGTAAGTTCCAGGTTCATGTAATGAGCACCAAACTCCAGTTGCTCGCTGGGGCGGAACTGCGCGGTTACATCAAACGCAGTGCGCTGGCGCTCTTGGTGGAAATGCGTGGGCGCAATGCGGCCACCCCAAGCGGGCAATGCTTCATCGCCACGACGGGTCAAGGTGTAATCGGCCTGCGCAACGGACGCCAGAATACCGAAGGTTTCGGAGTCATTCTTAAAGCTGTACAAGCCGGAGATTGCGGGATCCCACTCTTCAGATTGATCAGAGTAGGTACCTTTAATAGAGCCGCGAACTGTGTGGGCTTCTAAATCCAGCGGCTTGCGGGTTTTAACATTTACAGTACCACCCACACCACCTTCAACGAGGTCTGCCTGGGATGACTTGTAAACGTCAATGCCAGAGATCATTTCTGGCGGCAGCATGGCGTAGTTAAAAGTACGGTCAATTGGCTGCTGAGTGTACCAACCGGTAGAGGCAACAGACTGCCCGTTAAGGGTGGTTAAAGTCAGCTGGTTAGAGGCACCGCGAATAGAAACCGCGTCACCACCACCGAACTGGCGAGATACCGCAACACCAGGGATTCGGCCGAGTGATTCGGCAACGTTATTATCCGGGAATTTACCTACATCCTCAGCAGTAATTGAATCGATAACCGCTGTGGAGTTGCGCTTATTTTCAATAGCTGATTGAAGTGCGCCACGAATACCAAGCACCTGAACTTCTTCAATTTCAGACGCTTGATCCTGCGCAAACGCAGGTACTGACACCATAGAAAGTGCGCCCAATGACCCGCAGGTAATCAAGGCGCGATTTACTGTTTTGATCGCATCGCTAAGTTTTATAGACATGTCTGTCCCCTTCTGTTCTAACACTTGTTATTTATATGACCTAGAACTCCTAACAACTGCTGTGCGCCTCTTCGAGCTTTCTAGACAACGTTGTCGGAAGGTTGACAGTATGCCGACCGGACAACGTTGTCAAGCCTTTTGATGAAGTTTCTTTCCGAGCCATTGGAAATACCTGAAAGCGCAGAGTTTCACTGATTTAGACGCAAGACCGCCTGTCGGATCAAGCGCTTTTTGGGCCCACTTTTATACTAATACGGCCCGAACCAGGGGTACACGGCCACTGCCCATCCAGGGCCTCGGGGCTAAAAACCGGCCGTGGCGCGCCTGAATGCTGGTAAAGAAATGGGTGGGAATGCAAAGCGATAGGGGTTCAGCCAGTGCCTGCAGCCTGGCTGCTCAAAACAATAACAAAGGCCAAGCGGCTCGCCAGAAAGCATGCCGCGGCCGGTATAAATAGCAAAAGACCGCGGGGCAAAGCCTGCCCTGCGGTTTATTCCCCCTAGGCTGAGGGCCTGCTATTCACTGGCGGCAGGGCGACTGCCACCTGCCCCAAAGCACGACCCGCCTTGCACAGATCTTCGGCCTCTGAATGACCCGCCTCGATAATGAGATAGGCACTGTCATTGCGCAGTAATACCTTTATTACATCCCCGGGGTAGATTTTATCGGGGTTGGTTACATTGGGGTTTTGCTTCCAGAGGTCTGGCCACTTGAAGGGGTTTTTCAAAAACTTTTCGGCAATATCCCAGAATGTATCGCCTGCTTCAATTTTGTAAGAAGATTCATACCCTTCTTTAAGCTCAGGCTTCAGTTCATTGGGCACTTCCAGCAGAATTTCTTGAGCGCCTTGTTCTGATTGCCCGGATTTCTTTTTACGCTCGTCGTCTTCCCCTGCAGCGGTGGCGTCTGCGGGTAGCAACACACCGGCAACCAACCTGAATTCACCACCGGCCAAGGCATTGGCGCTGGTGCTATAGGGGCTTACCGCTTCAAAGATGGCCGGGTCTACTTGGGCGAAATCTTCCACCGCGGTTTGCACGGCGCTCTTCACACCCTGGGCGGCCTGAGCGCCATAGATAGACTCTTGGCGATTACCAGTGAAACTGGTCAGCTGCGGAATAGAGCCAAAATACAAAGGCTCAACATAGTCCAGCGAGATAAACCTTACGGAATCTGTTGCCTGAATTCGCGCAGGATTCAGAACACTACCAATGCCAATAAACAATGAGGCCTCGGTACCGAGCTGCACATTGCTGCCAATAAGGTTTACTGCATCCGGTGCAAAACTGAGTGAACTCAGCGCCGTACTGGTTAGTAGAATATTGCCTGTGCCTGCGTCAATTGTCTGGATTGTAGTATCGCCTGTAACGGCCAACGAAACATCAATGGCATTGGATGTTCGGCTGATATCCACCAGATCAGATGTAACCGTTAGATCTACATTACCGGCAGCCGATAGCTTTAGATCAGCCACAGTCACATCGCCAGTTATTGCATTGCCCGTGGCACTGGAGGCAAAGTTTAGAGAATCAGCTTCGGCAAAACTTAATGTCATACCACCGGTGGTTACGGTTTTGCCCGTAAAGTTGGCAGCAGCCTGAACGTTTGCCTGAATAGCGGCACTGGCATCAACCAGGGTTTCAAACCCGGTAAAACTGTAGCCACCCAAGGCATTACTTTCATTAACAGAGGTTAACGCCCAGCCAAGCGCGCCGCCTGAAATTAGCGAGTCCGCTCCGTTATTGCCCTCGAAGCTGGCGGGCGCCATACCACCATCGGCAATGGTCAACACATCATCACCAGCTCCCAGAGCCAATGTGTCCAGGGAACCACCCAGCAAGCTGACCTGATCGTTACCTGCACCGGTATTAATCGCCGTAAAGCTTCCGCCTGTGAGGCTTACTACATCCTGCCCTGCGCCAAAATTCAGTGAGCCAACGCCGCTAAATGTAAAGCTACTGTCGCCACTGGTTGCGGTACTGGCCCCTTCCTGTAATTGCCATTGGGTGGCTAAATCACTGGCAGTCAATGAATGGTTACCCGCGCCGGCCTCCAACCGAGTAACATCGCCGTAGTTGATATCGCCGTATACCAGTGTACTGAGATCAGTCATTTGAAAGTGGGAATCAACGTCGGCACCGTACAATGAACCTGTGCCGGCTACAGATTCAACGCCGTTAAACAGTACTGAAATTGTATCCAGCACTGCAAGGCTAGACTGGCTGGCGAGCACGCCATTTTGGGTTTGCGCATACCAGCTTGCGTCACTGGCCGTCACCGAATCAGTACTCCCCAGGGCATTAACCTGGGTAATGGAATCGAACATGATGCCAGCAACACTAAGGTCGCCTTCTGCACCCAGCACAAATGCCCGGCTTTCATTGCCGGAAGTCAACTGGTCGCTGCCACCGCCGCCGTCAACCCGCGCAACGCCCATAAGCTCTAATCCATTAACCGCTACGCGCTCTTCTCCATCCAGCAGAGTAAACATTTCATCGTCAGTACTTCCAAGCAGGGCCAGGCCATTACCGAAGATGCTGTTAATGCCTGAAATATTAAGGCCCGCTACGCTGTAACCCCCAGCGGCCAATTGAACCTGTGCGCCATCTACCAAAGTTACTGTATCGCTGGCACTACCCTGTAGGCGCGCTACGCCATCAAAGCTTAAATTACCAGCACTCACCTGCTGGCCGCTTTCAGAAACCTGATAGTTATGGGTTCCAGTAGCGGTTGATACAACAGCTTGCTCTGCATTAAAGGCACTAAAGCCTAAAAAGTTTATGGCACCAGCGCCTACCGAGTCATTATTAAGCGCCCACAATTCACCTGTGCGGCCGCTCACACGCCCACCCGCACCCATAGTCGCTACGTCTGTCAAGCCACTGAAAACCATGCCGGCAGTACTAACCGACTGATCACCTTCTATCGTTACTTGCGTATTATCACTGTGCAGTGATAGTGCAGAACTGCCAGAAAGGCTTTCAGCATTTAAGATGGTCAGTTGATCCAGCTGAACGGTTTGGGTGTCGTCAAAAATCTGCCAAGGGTGCGTTGAGGTTGCCTGAACACTGTCTATGCCACCTGCTGTATCCAGCAGGGTTAGGCCTGTAAAGCTCACGCCGCCGGTTGATACGGCACCGTTACTGCCAATAGTTACACTGTTATCCAAATCACTTAGCTGCAAGCCATTAGCGTCAACATTGGCCAGGCCTCTGAACACTATGTCGCCAATGGTCAGCGAATTGTCTGCTGCCTGCAACACTTGATCTGCGCCGGTAAGTGTTGCAACTGCATTGCTGACGGTTACCAACTCGACACCATCAAACGCTATGCTATTGGCGCTCACACTTTGTGCACCGGTTTGTAAGAAATCCACAGCCGTGTTGCTTGCAATATTGGCAGCCTGAACACTGTCAACGCCTTGCACCAAGGCGCCATCCACCATAAATGCATTATTCACGCCTGTAAGTTCAGCCGTTCGCACGCCTAGATTGACGGTATCTGTGCCTGCACCCAGGTCAAGCAGCGTGAAACCGCCCGCAGCACTCACGTTAATACCGTTTACCGCCAAAGAAGCCGCCGAAGTAAAGTCAACCGCCTCGCCCTCAGCAGAGCCGAACAACTGGCCATCTGTGAGGTTCAGTAACTCAACGGCAGTAAGATCAATCCCGGCAATATTCAGGCCTGCTTGGCCCGCAAGCAACCTAGCCTCTGCGCCCGAAATGGTATCGGTACTGGCCGCGCCGTCGTAGCTGACGAGCCCGGTTATAGCTATGCCAGACACATCCACACTGGCATCAGCATTTACAGCTAGTGCAATCGCGCCTTCACCCTTCAGGTAATTGATTGCCGCTTGACCTACGCCCGTTACGTTGAGCGTATCGGTACTCAGCTGCCGGGAAGCCTCGCCCACTGTGACAAGCGAAGACTGGAAATCCACCAAGGTGTTGGTGTTGCTCACATTTAACGCAACAGAATTTGTATGGCTGGAAGTAAGGGCAATACCCGCAGCAGTTACATTAGATGCTGCACCTATTGTTGCCTGGCTTACATCGCTTGCCAGTGTAACCGAGCTGATATCACCGGTTATTTGCCCGATGCGATTGAGCAGAAGCCCATTAACATCGCCCAATACAACAGCGCCTGCCCCGTTAAGGGTTACATTATCAGACGCCGCTATTTGCGCTGTGTTACTGCCGCCATTGCCGTCAATACCGGCAAGCGCGCTAAACGTAAAGCCTGACACATTCACATCACCATCGGCGTTAATTGCAAACGCATCGGCCTGCGCGCGCCCGGTGAGGCTGCCTTGGGAAAAGCTTGCAATGTTATGAAGCGCAATGCTGCCGGCTGTGACATAGCCGTAACTTTCCTCAAGCTGGTATTGCGTAGTGGCAAGGCCTAAAACACTATCAGCGCCGCCATTGCCGTCGATCAATGTAAGGCCATTGGTAAATTCGATTGCCATGCCGCTGGCATTCAGCAAATTATCCGAAACCAGCGCGAATTGGTCTGCGCCTGTTGAGCCAAAAATCTCTGAGGAAGAGCTGAATAGTTTCTCGACATTGGCAAAGGTGATACCGAAATTTTCAGCGGCACCGGTTGCTAATAATGTCCAGGCCTCACCATCAAGCCCTGTAACAACATCATAGCCTCCTGCGGCATCAAAATAACTCACACCACTGACGCTGATACCATTGGAAGAAATTTGATTAACGCCGAGCACTTTATACTCACCGTCATCCTGCCCACCGGTTATACCGCCGGCCTCGCCCAATTCAACATTTAGGAAATCCATGCCGTCGGAATGCAAACTATTGGCGCCAGATAAAATGGTAAAGCTTTGATCAGCGCGCGCCACTACGGTGTCTGTACCTGCGGCCATATCTACGGTGGTTAATCCACCTGTGGCGGTAATATCCATTCCCGCTACCGATACTGCACCAACACCTGTAATTTGCAGGTAATCATCGTTCGCGGTAACCGTAAGCGTTTGCGCATCACCGGTGAGCGAGTTGATATTGGTAAAGGTGACGCCGTTATTTATTGCACTGTTAGTGGCGAGCACCTCCCACGCCTGGCCTGCCGCACCTGTCGCCTGGTCGGTGCCGGCACCGGCAGCAACTTGGGTAATGCCCGTAAAAGAGATGCCGTTGCCAATAACCGCTGCACCACTTAACTCAAATTGGTCTGCAGCCACCGAGCCCGTGAGCAGGTTGCTGCTACCGGTGGCAGACTCCAAACCGGTAAACGCGATCGACTGGGTTGTGGCAGCCTTGGTTGCGCCGAGCAATGTCCAGCCAGTGGTGGTGTTTGCACTGTCGCTGCTGCCATTGGCCGCAACGGCAGTGACGCCTGTGAAAGTAACGCCCTCGGCTGCCAAGGTGTTGGCAGCGCTCACACTGAAACTGGTATTAGCCTGGCTTTCAATATTGGCGCCGGCAACATTAGCCAGGCCTTTGAAGGTAACGCCACCCAAGCTGACATCACCGCCATTAAGCGATACCGTGCTGCCCGATGCAGACAGGGTATCGTCGCCATCTTGGGCGTTCACTTCGGTGAGGCCTGTAAAAGCAATACCATTGGCAGTAACACTGCCGGCACTCACCGCACTGTAGGTATCTGCACCGGTTGAGCCCGTTAAGCTGCCTGAGCCGCCACTGGCCTGTGCAATGTTGGTAAAGGCAATACCACCGAAAGTTGCACCAAGCGCACTGTTGCTTGCGGTGCCTAGCGTCCAGCTGCCAGACTCCGCCGTAGTGGCATGATCACCCGCGCCACCCTGGCCGTCTACTGCGGTAATGTTTTGGTAGGTAATATTGCCAACCGCCACATTTGAACCACTGATAGTAAATGTGTCGCTGTTATCGCTGCCGTACAAATTGCCGGTGCCCTGCACGCTTTCAATGGCACTAAACACCAGCCCGTTGGTGCTGGCAGAATTATTATCAACCACTCGCCAATCGGCATCGCTTGTTACGGTATCGGTACTGCTGTTGCCTGCAACAGATTGCAAACCGCTAAAGGTAAAGCCCACATGGGCCACATCAACATCACCTGTGGCTGCGGTGTAGGTGTAATCATTGCCACCCGAGCTTCGGCCGGTTAGGTGGCCATTGGTAAAGGCGTTAAACCCGGTAATGGTGAGCGCGCCGTCTGCCACAACACTGCTATCGGTTAATTGCCACTGGGTTGTACTGGTGCCGGTTAATGCATTGGCGCCGGTGCCACTTAGGCTGCTAAAGTCGGCCGTGGTACTGAACGCCAAAGCTCCCGCTGCAATTAATTGGCTATCTGTGTAGATAAGATTGGCTGCGCTATCGGCTAGGTTTATTGCCGTGGCCAAACCTTCGGCCAGCTCCACGCCAGTGAATTGTATACCGTCGGTAGTCACCTGCTGGCTGGCCTGGCTATCCAGTATCCAGGTTTGACCGCTGCGCGAAATTACCCGATCCTGCTCGCCGTTATCTGTCACGCCATCGGCATTTACGTTGCTAATGCCACTGAAGGCAATGCTATTGGCCAGCAGTGTATTCGCGCCCGTCAGTTGAAAGGTATCGGCGTTGTCACTGCCCTGTAGCGAGCCGCCAGTCACTTCATTAAGGCTTGTGAGAATCAGGCCACGGGTAACGGCTTCATTATTGGCGCCCGTTAAGGCTACCGCATTTGTATCGGCACCGGCATCGAGCGTGTCGTTACCTTCACCTAAGTCAACAGCGCCAAAACCGCTCACGTTTGTGGTCGTGAAATCAATATTGTTTATAGTGACATTCTGGCTGTCGGTTACGCTGATGTTATCGGCAAGGTTAGAGCCACTGAGGCTTGCAGCACTGGTGGTCACGCTGTCGAAACCTTCAAACGCCATACCGCCCAAGGTTTGAATGCGGGTGCTATTGTTATCCACAAAAGACCAACCATCACCACCGGTGATGCTCGAACCAGCAGCCGTTGCCGTGACGCTACGGCTATTGCTGAACGCGATATCGGCAAGTTCAAAACCGCCAAGGCCATCGAGCGTAATATTGGCAGCAACACTGTTTTGCGTGGTGATCTCACCGCCACTTACGGCATCTACGCCGCTGATATCAAACGCAAGATTATTAAGATTAACGGTACCGCTGCCTATGATCTGTGCTTGATCATTATTGGCAAGGGCCAAACTGTCACCGCCTTGCAAATTCAGGCCGCCGAAAGTGCCCGCGCTGTTGAATTGCACACCGTTTAGGGTAATGGCGCTGTCGGACAAATTCGATAGGCTATCTACCGCGCCACTCACGCCGGTGATGCTTGCACCATCATCGATGTTGGTAACTTGTTCGATTTGCGTAAAGTTTATGGGGCCTGCTGATACCGACTCATTACCCAGAGAGGACCAAACCACCCCGCTTGCGCTTTGAACACTGTCGATCACATTGGCATCACCAGTGGCAGCCTCTCCGGCAGCAACTTGCGTAATGCCCGTAAAAGAGATACCGTTGCCAATTACCGCTGCACCACTCAACTCAAATTGGTCTGCAGCCGCCGAGCCCGTGAGCAGGTTGCTGCTACCGGTGGCAGACTCCAAACCGGTAAACGCGATCGACTGGGTTGTGGCAGCCTTGGTTGCGCCGAGCAATGTCCAGCCAGTGGTGGTGTTTGCACTGTCGCTGCTGCCATTGGCCGCAACGGCAGTGACGCCTGTGAAAGTAACGCCCTCGGCTGCCAAGGTGTTGGCAGCGCTCACACTGAAACTGGTATTAGCCTGGCTTTCAATATTGGCGCCGGCAACATTAGCCAGGCCTTTGAAGGTAACGCCACCCAAGCTGACATCACCGCCATTAAGCGATACCGTGCTGCCCGATGCAGACAGGGTATCGTCGCCATCTTGGGCGTTCACTTCGGTGAGGCCTGTAAAAGCAATACCATTGGCAGTAACACTGCCGGCACTCACCGCACTGTAGGTATCTGCACCGGTTGAGCCCGTTAAGCTGCCTGAGCCGCCACTGGCCTGTGCAATGTTGGTAAAGGTAATACCACCGAAAGTTGCACCAAGCGCACTGTTGCTTGCGGTGCCTAGCGTCCAGCTGCCAGACTCCGCCGTAGTGGCATGATCACCCGCGCCACCCTGGCCGTCTACTGCGGTAATGTTTTGGTAGGTAATATTGCCAACCGCCACATTTGAACCACTGATAGTAAATGTGTCGCTGTTATCGCTGCCGTACAAATTGCCGGTGCCCTGCACGCTTTCAATGGCACTAAACACCAGCCCGTTGGTGCTGGCAGAATTATTATCAACCACTCGCCAATCGGCATCGCTTGTTACGGTATCGGTACTGCTGTTGCCTGCAACAGATTGCAAACCGCTAAAGGTAAAGCCCACATGGGCCACATCAACATCACCTGTGGCTGCGGTGTAGGTGTAATCATTGCCACCCGAGCTTCGGCCGGTTAGGTGGCCATTGGTAAAGGCGTTAAACCCGGTAATGGTGAGCGCGCCGTCTGCCACAACACTGCTATCGGTTAATTGCCACTGGGTTGTACTGGTGCCGGTTAATGCATTGGCGCCGGTGCCACTTAGACTGCTAAAGTCGGCCGTGGTACTGAACGCCAAAGCTCCCGCTGCAATTAATTGGCTATCTGTGTAGATAAGATTGGCTGCGCTATCGGCTAGGTTTATTGCCGTGGCCAAACCTTCGGCCAGCTCCACGCCAGTGAATTGTATACCGTCGGTAGTCACCTGCTGGCTGGCCTGGCTATCCAGTGTCCAGGTTTGACCGCTGCGCGAAATTACCCGATCCTGCTCGCCGTTATCT
This genomic stretch from Simiduia sp. 21SJ11W-1 harbors:
- a CDS encoding filamentous hemagglutinin N-terminal domain-containing protein; amino-acid sequence: MQQPTHVIDNEASKKMTPRKILARAVGLQTLVMGGMLTTMIGSLSPSVLAGPTGGTVVGGQGDITTDDKTTRVDQFTDLMAVNWDSFNIAADEKVLYVQPSASSLVLNRILDDNASVVRGSIEANGHVLLVNPQGVLFTDTATVNVQGIAVSGLDINPSDFLNGDYKLNATSGTAGSVINYGVINASSAALVGKHVANHGLIKADLVSLAVAGEAILSFGSDSLLGVQVSKALLEKETGIEQAILNAGDIEGQQVLLDASVAKGLFDSAVNNTGTVTARGIDTSGGVIRLTGSGGNVAVGGRLDADGTGGQVHIEGDSASITGVVSANNASGAGGNISVLGTQVNLASSAEVTADGSAGGGTIQLGGDLRGQGSLRLAENTAVQAGAKVSASATESGDGGTLVVWAEQSTTVAGSLAADAAGATGNGGFIETSGKESVHLTGSISAAASGGDAGTWLIDPGFLEIGAENGINKLSASELATSLATQNVTIISNEPVGTFDAYGVKVSEDISVDGDGSGTPTTLTLTAAGGDADAEGIVIEADISATNHNLNLALNSNKDITIAAGSAIELNDGNFTAVAQGSFLNSGLVDANAVAITVGASGADTVNQLGDLTYQSLSLSGGAGLDSFDLSSLDNLVFSISDSGVLGLMQGANVVAVDGIERWVAPGSELAIDAALASPEISLSVLESTVNGLDNQAPVAQISSNASQIVELVGLTHLSGSGLGVQDVSDASIDAELSIADSSGIALLGNQLVYRGNGSTPFELMLEGVTSVAAGRRFTLTAVAETITLDAQKSFDTDNGISVAGASFTEIDMGGTASGGAADTIAGGAHALVLTGGNNNIAVGGLAFTQVDAVSTTVTAFSGSDQADVVSMTSRKTFDANNISVVSQSNFSSIDLKGNASGQDVVYGDGTRDWMLSASGAESRNIEFLGLEQVITGGDLSIADGLGDISVSSGDFAGGQSLVLNGIGFQRTDGGSVTYFSSVSAGSGSNFVVDGSSFSGALALRNGSGKVQAAGTELSGVGAVNGGDLSLLSRTDSTGLAINAANGFEAAGIGFSAIGQVTGLGASDTVQLAAGFADDLGWSLTDNGVDNGIASTDLVFYGNGFRVDNITTTLAGRAQADTFVLSSGGELTANSIVFSGVTDVAAGEAATDDANVIDSVQSASGVVWSSLGSESVSAGSINFTQIEQVTNIDDGASITGVSGAVDSLSNLSDSAITLNGVQFNSAGTFGGLNLQGGDSLALANNDQAQIIGSGTVNLNNLAFDISGVDAVSGGEITTQNSVAANITLDGLGGFELADIAFSNSRSVTATAAGSSVTGGDGWSFVDNNSARIQTLGGMAFEGFDSVTTSAASLSGSNLADNISVTDSQNVAINNIDFTTTNVSGFGAVDLGEGNDTLDAGADTNAVALTGANNEAVTRGLILTSLNEVTGGSLQGSDNADTFQLTGANTLLANSIAFSGISNVNADGVTDNGEQDRVISRSGQTWTLDSQASQQVTTDGIQFTGVELAEGLATAINLADSAANLIYTDSQLIAAGALAFSTTADFSSLSGTGANALTGTSTTQWQLTDSSVVADGALTITGFNAFTNGHLTGRSSGGNDYTYTAATGDVDVAHVGFTFSGLQSVAGNSSTDTVTSDADWRVVDNNSASTNGLVFSAIESVQGTGNLYGSDNSDTFTISGSNVAVGNITYQNITAVDGQGGAGDHATTAESGSWTLGTASNSALGATFGGITFTNIAQASGGSGSLTGSTGADTYSAVSAGSVTANGIAFTGLTEVNAQDGDDTLSASGSTVSLNGGDVSLGGVTFKGLANVAGANIESQANTSFSVSAANTLAAEGVTFTGVTAVAANGSSDSANTTTGWTLLGATKAATTQSIAFTGLESATGSSNLLTGSAAADQFELSGAAVIGNGISFTGITQVAAGEAATGDANVIDSVQSASGVVWSSLGNESVSAGPINFTQIEQVTNIDDGASITGVSGAVDSLSNLSDSAITLNGVQFNSAGTFGGLNLQGGDSLALANNDQAQIIGSGTVNLNNLAFDISGVDAVSGGEITTQNSVAANITLDGLGGFELADIAFSNSRSVTATAAGSSITGGDGWSFVDNNSTRIQTLGGMAFEGFDSVTTSAASLSGSNLADNISVTDSQNVTINNIDFTTTNVSGFGAVDLGEGNDTLDAGADTNAVALTGANNEAVTRGLILTSLNEVTGGSLQGSDNADTFQLTGANTLLANSIAFSGISNVNADGVTDNGEQDRVISRSGQTWILDSQASQQVTTDGIQFTGVELAEGLATAINLADSAANLIYTDSQLIAAGALAFSTTADFSSLSGTGANALTGTSTTQWQLTDSSVVADGALTITGFNAFTNGHLTGRSSGGNDYTYTAATGDVDVAHVGFTFSGLQSVAGNSSTDTVTSDADWRVVDNNSASTNGLVFSAIESVQGTGNLYGSDNSDTFTISGSNVAVGNITYQNITAVDGQGGAGDHATTAESGSWTLGTASNSALGATFGGIAFTNIAQASGGSGSLTGSTGADTYSAVSAGSVTANGIAFTGLTEVNAQDGDDTLSASGSTVSLNGGDVSLGGVTFKGLANVAGANIESQANTSFSVSAANTLAAEGVTFTGVTAVAANGSSDSANTTTGWTLLGATKAATTQSIAFTGLESATGSSNLLTGSVAADQFELSGAAVIGNGISFTGITQVAAGAGTDQATGAAGQAWEVLATNSAINNGVTFTNINSLTGDAQTLTVTANDDYLQITGVGAVSVAGMDITATGGLTTVDMAAGTDTVVARADQSFTILSGANSLHSDGMDFLNVELGEAGGITGGQDDGEYKVLGVNQISSNGISVSGVSYFDAAGGYDVVTGLDGEAWTLLATGAAENFGITFANVEKLFSSSSEIFGSTGADQFALVSDNLLNASGMAIEFTNGLTLIDGNGGADSVLGLATTQYQLEESYGYVTAGSIALHNIASFSQGSLTGRAQADAFAINADGDVNVSGFTFSALAGIDGNGGSNTAQIAASDNVTLNGAGAVVLGDVNGLLLNRIGQITGDISSVTLASDVSQATIGAASNVTAAGIALTSSHTNSVALNVSNTNTLVDFQSSLVTVGEASRQLSTDTLNVTGVGQAAINYLKGEGAIALAVNADASVDVSGIAITGLVSYDGAASTDTISGAEARLLAGQAGLNIAGIDLTAVELLNLTDGQLFGSAEGEAVDFTSAASLAVNGINVSAAGGFTLLDLGAGTDTVNLGVRTAELTGVNNAFMVDGALVQGVDSVQAANIASNTAVDFLQTGAQSVSANSIAFDGVELVTVSNAVATLTGADQVLQAADNSLTIGDIVFRGLANVDANGLQLSDLDNSVTIGSNGAVSTGGVSFTGLTLLDTAGGIDSVQATSTHPWQIFDDTQTVQLDQLTILNAESLSGSSALSLHSDNTQVTIEGDQSVSTAGMVFSGLTDVATMGAGGRVSGRTGELWALNNDSVGAGAINFLGFSAFNAEQAVVSTATGTHNYQVSESGQQVSAGNLSFDGVARLQGSASDTVTLVDGAQVQLAAGGYSVAGLNISGINSIFGNGLALLGSTDDEMFTLLDGEERVAVNGLELMGVARVDGGGGSDQLTSGNESRAFVLGAEGDLSVAGIMFDSITQVNALGSTDSVTASDASWYAQTQNGVLASQSSLAVLDTISVLFNGVESVAGTGSLYGADVDSHFQMTDLSTLVYGDINYGDVTRLEAGAGNHSLTASDLATQWQLQEGASTATSGDSSFTFSGVGSLNFGAGQDVVSLTGGSFTAINTGAGNDQVSLLGGSLDTLALGAGDDVLTIADGGMAPASFEGNNGADSLISGGALGWALTSVNESNALGGYSFTGFETLVDASAAIQANVQAAANFTGKTVTTGGMTLSFAEADSLNFASSATGNAITGDVTVADLKLSAAGNVDLTVTSDLVDISRTSNAIDVSLAVTGDTTIQTIDAGTGNILLTSTALSSLSFAPDAVNLIGSNVQLGTEASLFIGIGSVLNPARIQATDSVRFISLDYVEPLYFGSIPQLTSFTGNRQESIYGAQAAQGVKSAVQTAVEDFAQVDPAIFEAVSPYSTSANALAGGEFRLVAGVLLPADATAAGEDDERKKKSGQSEQGAQEILLEVPNELKPELKEGYESSYKIEAGDTFWDIAEKFLKNPFKWPDLWKQNPNVTNPDKIYPGDVIKVLLRNDSAYLIIEAGHSEAEDLCKAGRALGQVAVALPPVNSRPSA